The Rosa rugosa chromosome 3, drRosRugo1.1, whole genome shotgun sequence sequence TGACCCAAAACACCCAGAAAACAAACACACAACATGAAGCATCCGATAGAATATTAATAAATGATAAGCTGATTCTTAGTTTCCTGGTCAACTAAACATGGTATAAATTTCAGAAACTGCTCAATTAATGATATAATCAGCTCCAAATCAATGTGAACATAAAACGAGAACCACCTAACTATATCAAATAGGCAGAGAACGAAAAAAATCAACAATCGGTAAAACCCTAACAATCACGACCCATCCAATTCTAGTGTATAACAATTGATTGATTCTCAATTACACTCGTCTAACCCTACAATGACACGAAGAAAACCCTAATTCATTGAAAATTCAAGTTCAGGCGCTCAGATCTTTTAAGGATTTAACGCTTTAGGCTCCGAATCTGGTTGAAGCAACAACCTGAGCAACGAAAAGGAAATCTGAGAAAGCGAAGAGAAGTTGCTTACAGGTTGTTCGGCACCGATAACCGACGAGCTTCAGGTGCCGATGACGAAGCTGAAGAGGACTGACAGAAGCTTTGATAGCGGAATGCGAGCCgcgggagagagagatggagcgGGAGGCGGAGAAAAACCAAAACCAGGAGGAGGCTCAGGCTGTTCAGGACGGTGACAACGAGGGAGAAGAGGGTGAATGTGAGGAAGGGGAAGGAAAAGGCTCCATTCGCTGGAAAAGGGTTCGAAAGAGATGGGTTTGTAGGTCTAAGGTCGAGAGAGAGCTCATGAGTGTCGAGTGTAGAGAGGAGGCCGGGCtatgtttttttccttttccctttcttttggACACGATGTGGCAAAATTAAACCTAACTAAAATTTCTCAAAGTTATTCACACAACTGACATCTCATCgactgtcgtctgaatgcagcactaaaaatcaaaatgtgAAATTATGGAGGGAAACATGGCGCCTACAGCATTTTGGCTCAAAATGTTGCCGCCCAGTCACAATAGATTatttgaatcagacaacacatatatgaagttatgttgtctgattatacATAGTTTAAATTTGAGCTGAGGGAGCAAGGAGGGATAGTTCCCGCCTATGTGCAATCATAGTACCAGTTTTGGTGCTAGGGATAGGTATCTCTCATTTAGACAACACAAATAAGAAATTACGTTGTAGGAGTACATATATGTAACCTACATTTTGATCAAAGTTTGTTCATTTTGGGGCAATGAATTACATTTTGGATGCATTGAAATCTTGCCAGTATATATCTTCATTACTTGGACAACACaaagtaaaaaactgttgtatgatattttgcaagctacactcatacaacagatataactattaTGTTGTCCTTTGGAGCACCAATttagagccaaatttgagttaggctaagagggaaatctgccgctattttttttttcattcacacaacgaacTATTCTTATAACTGTTGTGCAATGATCTACTAGCTAAAaagttcagaattttaaccaccttatacaacgcaagttttttaaatgtgttgtgtgattcacttttcttcatcacacaacacttttttttttttcgttgtgcaaaaagtgttgtgtgtttaagttATTGGTGTAGTGATAATAGATAGTTGATATAATCCCATAACAATCTAAATGGGTCTGATAATACAAAATAGGAGAACAGAAAAAAATCCAAGTCATGTTCTAATTCACTGATCTCCTGCTCTTCTTAGCTTTTGTCTTCAAAATTAGGACCTGCTCTTCTTAACCAAATGCATTTTCTCGAAGAATATGCCTTGCAACaataggatctgatatatacCGCAACAAATCCTTTCGGTCCAAACGCAAGCTTATACACTGAGCCATGCTGTAAAGTCCAACAGAAGGTTACAGAGAGAGTTAAATAACAAACCTTAGTACCACAGTTGCAAGAGTATCTTCTTATAACCAAAGGACaagaaaaataaggaaaaagagtaACTTTCATAACCATGATTAACTCAAGTAAATAAAGAAAGGTCTAATATTCTATTGTACAAATGCAAAGGCGTATGATGGCATATGAGGATGCATATATATACCCTAAACTCTTTCAGGAAACTTTGTTAGACACTATATTTAGTGGCACCCATAGAGCACATGAAAATACACTTGGTCGTGTAAGCTGATTCTTATTGACAAAAGTAAAGTGGAACTAGTGAGAATGGAATCCTCGTATCTTGTAGACCAACAATACATAGACCAAAAGCAGACCAATAGATAACACCCAGACCAATGCCaatactgaaaaagaaaaagcaagctAGTAAAGAATCATTTTTATCAATCGCCCTTATTTCACTTGTCTATGACAAAAGACTTAATTACAGTACGTAGACGTATAGGCAATGTTTTAAAAGGCTGAGGCGTAGCCGAGGCGTTTTCGGGAGAGCCTCAGCAAGGCGTTTGCCTTGAGgcgtaaggcgtaagccttacgtATAAATTAGCTGTATTTATGTATAGAACTAGTCTTATATATTGAACATGTATTGTAACCCAAAAACATGTATATAGAACTAGTCTTATATAAACCAATATCTTTAACTACTAACTCCACTAATTCGATTCAAGGCTGGCATAATAACCAAGAACAAATAACTAATAGTTGAAGACAATCCGGATTATTGAGATATTTGCATTACTGCTAGAAAGTTAAAAGGTTACCTGATATTGCATGAATCAAACCCTGCTAGTTTGGATGCTTTTGTCAAAGCATCCCTCCACTTGAGCACCTTGTCCTTGAAACATTCTTCAAGTTGAACAAATGTAGCTGCATAACTCTCCCTCTGGAGGCGTACTTGTGAAGGATCTATTCTGTAAAAAATGGGTATAACGATCTGCCCATGTCTTTCCTTGCATTCCAAAATCTGCACAAGTTCGTCCAAGCACCATGTAGACTTGAGCACAAGATGATTGTGCCGATATGATAGTAGCTGCCATAAACAATGCTTCTTTTCCAAGTGGCAAAATCTCCATTTTTCTAAACCATGTAATGTTATAAAAGGTTAAAAGAATAGCACTGAAGTTACTAACAATGGGACTCCAGCTACAGTTGATAAACTGTAGAGGAATTATAACAAGTCACTCCCAAAAAAAATAACACAAGCATAAGTAAAAGTAAAAGTTGATTCTAATTCTGAACTTACTTGTCTGCAGTCTTCAGATTTCTAAATGCAGATATTATATTCTCAACTTCAATGAGGGAGCTGTTACTTCTTTCTTCACTGGAAGCAGAGCTGTCTTCGACATGTTGTTTACACGGTAAGGACAAATAAGCCTaattaaaaaacagaaaagatttGATCAATATTCTGATGAGGGTTAAAGTACAAGAGATGCTACTGAGCGACTTAACATTGCAAGCCTCATTAAATCCATTTGGATATTCTATCATAGAATACACACAAGCACCTACACGTCTATCTATTTACATGTTTTGTTACCATAACAGAGTATATGCATAGCTAGGAGGCTAGAGGCTAGAGGCACAGTAGGTGAGATGCTACTCAAATCTATTTACATGTTTTGTACGATACCCATTTAAGGCCGTTGATTGCAGTAACCATAGTGACATATACACATAAATACACAAAATCCTGCATATCTTTTGAATACCAGAGGCTTTTGAATTAGATAATAACAGAAGCTTATAACACGAAATCcaaattttaattccaattgcACATAACAAAGAAACACGAAAccatccaaagaaaaaaaaaattcccaggCGTTCGCTTTAGACGCCTTAAGGCGTGCTTTGGCTGCCTTTTCCGCCTTCATCGGCGCCTTGTTCGCCTCTGCGCCTCACCTGCAAACAGACTCATTTTCTACAGCGTCTCACGCTTTCTAAGCCTTAAGGCGCGCTTTTTAAAACATTGCGTAGAAGTCTGAATCTAACATGCAAATGTtggaccaaagaaaaaaaaagggttgcAGAGGAAAAGAGTTTTCTGCAATGACAAAGCCACCTAAGTTAGAAACTATTGAATCTACGGATATTATGGGGGATATGAAAGTTCAACGCAGAACTACTGCACCAACCATGACAGGCTCAATACAATAACAAAATGACAAAACTTTTCAAATTGTCATTTGTGAAAGTAActgcaacaaagaagaaagaacaaatGAGTATAATCAGGATGCATTCATAGTTTGAAATAGACTAGCAACCAACATATCATTCTTGAACATCAGTTATAAGCTAATAGAATTCCAATGCTTTAGCATcatctttgaaaagaaaaaggaaaaaagttgAGTTACAAAGAAAAGCCAGTACCTTCCTTACAATTCCATGCGTGTCATAAGCAAGACGTGCATCTACCTCAGTGGACACTTGGCCAGGAACTAGTTTTGCCAAATCAGCACCAACATTGACTAAAGCCTACACAACCGGAACATAATACTGAACCATATGATCTAGCTAACAAGGAATTCACATTACGAATGATTATGATACAAGACAACCAACCTTGTTACAGAAACATGACAATCTCAATTCGGAATTCTCATGCTTGTTACACTCTGAATCTGCCAGCGCCATATCCACAGCATTctacaccaaagaaaagaccaTCAATGACTACGTATTAGAAAGCAAACACAGTTTTTGTAATCTAAAATTCATTTTCCGAAGAGAAATGCTTACTCTAAATATGGTATCAGGGAACCTGGTTATAAATAATCAGTAAACTAGAAAATTCAGATACATAGAGAAGCGATTTCATTACTCCCCTGGTTCATACTAAAATCTTAGAAACAGAAAAAGAACGGAAATAATTAAATAACTTATCCGAAAACAGATAAATAGAAGATCAAGTCACTCTTATCAACTAGCTAGCTAAAACATTATGATCATATTAACAGAAAAATCAGATGCATAACAAAatcataaaaatttcaaattctacTTCTTTGTGAGTAACAAAAGAGAGGAAAACTATACTCAATGCCAATCAATAAACCCCCTCGCTACTGAAAATCCAAATTGCAATCTCAAGATTTAAAACTTCAGTCAACGTGAAAACTGCATTGCAGAAAGGAAATTAAAACTTACAGGTATAAACCTTTTGCACAACAGGAATGATTCGAACACACCCCAAAATGAATTGCAAGTTCTCTAACATCCAGTTTGTTCCTGCACCACCACAACACAATCCAATCCACTCCAATAATCAGCATCCACTATATTTAGAAATGAcatcaaaattgaaacaaacaataaaaaaaaatcaaaaacacacTTTAGACCAAGGCTGTTCTGCAAGGAATTGAAGGATCTGGTATAAGCCTTCTTCAACATCCCACTCAAAAACCCACTTGAGAAAAGCCTCtacctttcttttcgttttTCAGCTTTGCCCTCAAAGATTGTTCCTTTAAGACACAAAGCAAGACAAAACATACAAACGATCAGATATTGGGATCAAAACTCGAGATCATATCAATGCAAACTAATCAATCAGTGTCGTAATACATACATGGAAATGTCTGAGCAACTCCCTCTCCTTTTCAGCATGACTAGCttgctcttcctcctccgggtcACTATAGAGACATCAAGAACAACACAAGTGAGTCATGTTCAAATTaaccagaaaagaaaaggataatCAATAATAAAGTACATTGGTTTGAACAAAAAGTGAGGAGTTTATACGGTTTAACTTCAGCCTTTGGGCGAGCTTTTGGTATGAACCTCCTCTGAGTCAAAACAAAGCAAATCAGTAATATTGTATAAACTACAGGTTCACATTTAACAAAGGGCAGTGCACCATGCCTTTCTGGGAGCAGGAGCACCAGATTGTGGTCGTTGGCTCATTAGAGATTAAGATACAATCTACCAATCAACCAAAATCCAAACCACAATCACAAACGCCCTAAACCAAGCACATAACCAGGGACTTTACACGAACAAAACTTGCTCACCACAGCTGAAATCCCAGATAAAATATGGCTGATGACCACTATCTTCACCACCATAACCGATATCTGCAGAGCATTGGGTACAACAGTCTGTCATTttcacacaaaaaaataaaaaaccacatAACAAATAACACACCCAGCCATTCGAAAATTGAAAGACTCAACTCACATAATTAAGAACAGCATACATAGTATGCGCAACATCCGAGGCCTTAGCAGTGATCCTATAAGCAACATCCTCAGTCTGTTCAATGCAGCCTCCCATAGTCACGCCTGCTGCGAATAGATGGTGGACGAGCCTCGCCAGGACCAAAACCCCCAAAGCCAAGCCCTCATTTCGCAATCGCAGAAGATGGTAAAGCCAAAACCACTATTGATCTCTTAATTGAAGTAGTAGCAACTTAGTTACCTTCTTGGCCCAAATTTTGACATTTTTGCCTTCAATCTCAAATCCACAGCTCCAATGTACGTTCGAATCCAATACTGAGACCACAAAATTCAAATCCTAGTTACCCATAGCTGAATTTCGAATCAAAATCCTGAAGCCTGTCCAAAATCGACGCAAATCCCTAACCCTAATTAATCCGACTCCGATTTCGAACCCTGGCAATACGAGGTCTTCTTTCTCTGATTCAACTCCACCCGAAAGCAATAACCACCTTCGGCGAAAGATCTGAAGAACCCTAGAGGCTACCCATTAGGTTTTCTTCCCCTTCACTACTTCCCAGATCGAGTAACCAGATCGCTGCCTAGATCGCTAGAGGCAGAGATGGTTTTGGTCGAGGTTTGTCGAAGAGAGAGACAGCTTTGGTTGGGGTTTGTCGAAGAAGGGATAGGGTTGGGGTCTATCGAGAAAGGGTttgtcgaggagagaga is a genomic window containing:
- the LOC133738695 gene encoding uncharacterized protein LOC133738695 codes for the protein MALADSECNKHENSELRLSCFCNKALVNVGADLAKLVPGQVSTEVDARLAYDTHGIVRKVLAFLCNSTFFLFLFKDDAKALEFY